The following proteins are co-located in the Argopecten irradians isolate NY unplaced genomic scaffold, Ai_NY scaffold_0615, whole genome shotgun sequence genome:
- the LOC138313241 gene encoding uncharacterized protein isoform X1, protein MGESALKSHRQSEKHLRLQRVSDQNAKFEFVGIKKEQVKESDSEEMLTVPVPPPPPSQTNPSESCVPLQSTQIFFNHDSLQAEIIWTLQTVVNHSWYRSNEHVGEVFQSMFPDSNIVKNFSCGQKKTAYMCVFGIAQYIREVYAKDISPKSFVILFDESLNHKLQLKQMDFHIRFWDTTQVKTVYYGSQFLGHGTANDMLKHMLQETSKLNLKNMVQVSMDGPAVNWKFYEELRQKLQNDHDVGLVNIGSCGLHVLHNAFKTGILATSWDISSLLSSLYYLFKDSPARREDFIKVTSSSLMPMKFVTHRWMENVPGCERALKVWDNVKLYIKKAEVGKEVAKPKNKSFEIIAAASKDRLIIAKLELFKHVALEVQPFLGNYQTDRPMVPFLYPDLSNMVKTLLMKAVKPEVIDTKYSSMDLTNDKNLLPHNKVEIGFAAEKALHDAKRGNDKINDRQVLEYRIQCRKCLCSLIEKLLEKSPLYYSATRQLSCLSPLQMASDPHGCTENMRKLIMSLHNKNRISDRECDACLSQFKVFLCEIPVIGKEVFENFDPYSSRLDEFLSVHLDKQQYKELFEVVKLLLILSHGQATVERGFSINKKLEVENMKEHTLVAQRLICDFVNNFGGVLKVPITKELLASARNARHRYKQYLDEEKERKSTEEQKRKRKCLEEEVENLRKKIKQNKKDHETLINSADTYALRAEKEGNLSLISHSNSLREKAKENAETEKSLDKELAAKIKNLKDC, encoded by the exons ATGGGCGAAAGTGCGTTAAAATCACACCGACAGTCGGAGAAACATTTAAGGTTACAGAGAGTTTCAGATCAGAATGCTAAATTTGAATTTGTTGGTATAAAGAAGGAACAAGTAAAAGAATCTGACTCAGAGGAAATGTTAACCGTGCCGGTGCCACCTCCGCCGCCATCACAAACAAACCCATCGGAATCATGTGTCCCTTTGCAATCAACACAAATTTTCTTTAATCACGACTCGTTACAAGCTGAAATTATTTGGACATTACAAACTGTCGTTAACCATTCCTGGTATAGATCAAATGAACATGTTGGTGAGGTTTTTCAAAGCATGTTCCCAGATAGCAATATCGTTAAAAATTTCTCATGCGGACAAAAAAAGACTgcttatatgtgtgtgtttggAATTGCACAGTATATCAGAGAAGTGTATGCCAAAGATATATCGCCCAAGagttttgtgattttgtttgatGAAAGCCTCAACCACAAACTTCAGTTGAAACAAATGGATTTTCATATCCGATTTTGGGACACCACTCAAGTGAAAACAGTTTACTACGGCTCCCAGTTTTTGGGGCATGGGACAGCTAATGACATGTTAAAGCATATGCTACAGGAGACATCTAAGCTCAACCTAAAGAATATGGTTCAG gTATCTATGGATGGTCCAGCAGTCAATTGGAAGTTTTACGAAGAGTTAAGGCAGAAACTTCAAAATGACCATGACGTTGGTTTAGTGAATATCGGATCATGCGGTCTACATGTTCTCCACAATGCTTTCAAAACTGGAATCCTTGCTACCTCCTGGGATATTTCATCCCTGCTTTCATCACTCTACTATTTGTTTAAG GATTCTCCCGCACGTAGGGAAGACTTCATCAAAGTAACAAGCTCATCCCTCATGCCAATGAAATTTGTAACACACAGATGGATGGAAAATGTCCCAGGATGCGAGAGGGCTCTTAAAGTGTGGGACAATGTTAAACTCTACATAAAGAAAGCAGAAGTTGGTAAAGAAGTTGCCAAACCGAAAAACAAATCCTTTGAAATAATTGCTGCAGCTTCTAAAGACAGATTGATCATTGCTAAACTTGAATTATTCAAGCATGTGGCATTGGAAGTACAACCTTTCCTGGGAAACTACCAAACAGATAGGCCCATGGTACCATTTCTGTACCCTGACCTGAGCAACATGGTGAAGACACTACTTATGAAAGCAGTGAAGCCTGAGGTTATTGACACAAAGTACTCAAGTATGGACCTCACAAATGACAAGAACTTGCTCCCGCATAACAAAGTAGAGATTGGCTTTGCAGCTGAGAAAGCATTACATGATGCTAAAAGGGGGAATGACAAAATCAATGATCGACAAGTTTTAGAGTATCGTATTCAGTGCCGTAAGTGTTTGTGCTCTTTAATTGAGAAACTCTTGGAAAAAAGTCCACTTTACTACAGTGCAACAAGGCAACTCTCATGTTTAAGCCCACTTCAGATGGCCAGCGATCCTCATGGATGCACAGAAAATATGCGGAAGTTGATCATGTCATTGCATAACAAAAACCGCATCAGTGATAGGGAATGTGATGCTTGTCTGAGTCAGTTCAAAGTGTTTCTTTGTGAAATTCCTGTGATAGGAAAGGAGGTGTTCGAAAACTTTGATCCATACTCGTCAAGATTAGATGAATTCCTTTCTGTCCACTTAGACAAGCAACAGTACAAGGAACTATTTGAAGTTGTAAAACTTCTCCTCATTCTTTCACATGGCCAGGCTACAGTGGAACGTGGTTTCTCAATTAACAAAAAACTTGAGGTTGAAAATATGAAGGAGCATACTCTGGTGGCACAGAGACTTATCTGTGACTTTGTTAACAATTTTGGTGGAGTCTTGAAAGTTCCAATCACCAAGGAGCTACTTGCAAGTGCTAGAAATGCACGACACAGATATAAACAGTACCTTGACGAAGAGAAGGAAAGGAAAAGCACAGAGGAACAGAAGAGGAAAAGGAAATGTCTAGAGGAAGAAGTGGAGAATTTgaggaaaaaaatcaaacaaaataaaaaggaCCATGAAACTTTAATTAACTCAGCTGATACATATGCCCTTAGAGCAGAGAAAGAAGGAAACCTATCGCTTATATCGCATTCAAACAGCTTGAGGGAAAAGGCGAAAGAAAATGCAGAAACAGAAAAGTCTCTTGATAAGGAACTTGCAgccaaaattaaaaatttaaaggACTGTTGA
- the LOC138313241 gene encoding uncharacterized protein isoform X2, translating to MGESALKSHRQSEKHLRLQRVSDQNAKFEFVGIKKEQVKESDSEEMLTVPVPPPPPSQTNPSESCVPLQSTQIFFNHDSLQAEIIWTLQTVVNHSWYRSNEHVGEVFQSMFPDSNIVKNFSCGQKKTAYMCVFGIAQYIREVYAKDISPKSFVILFDESLNHKLQLKQMDFHIRFWDTTQVKTVYYGSQFLGHGTANDMLKHMLQETSKLNLKNMVQDSPARREDFIKVTSSSLMPMKFVTHRWMENVPGCERALKVWDNVKLYIKKAEVGKEVAKPKNKSFEIIAAASKDRLIIAKLELFKHVALEVQPFLGNYQTDRPMVPFLYPDLSNMVKTLLMKAVKPEVIDTKYSSMDLTNDKNLLPHNKVEIGFAAEKALHDAKRGNDKINDRQVLEYRIQCRKCLCSLIEKLLEKSPLYYSATRQLSCLSPLQMASDPHGCTENMRKLIMSLHNKNRISDRECDACLSQFKVFLCEIPVIGKEVFENFDPYSSRLDEFLSVHLDKQQYKELFEVVKLLLILSHGQATVERGFSINKKLEVENMKEHTLVAQRLICDFVNNFGGVLKVPITKELLASARNARHRYKQYLDEEKERKSTEEQKRKRKCLEEEVENLRKKIKQNKKDHETLINSADTYALRAEKEGNLSLISHSNSLREKAKENAETEKSLDKELAAKIKNLKDC from the exons ATGGGCGAAAGTGCGTTAAAATCACACCGACAGTCGGAGAAACATTTAAGGTTACAGAGAGTTTCAGATCAGAATGCTAAATTTGAATTTGTTGGTATAAAGAAGGAACAAGTAAAAGAATCTGACTCAGAGGAAATGTTAACCGTGCCGGTGCCACCTCCGCCGCCATCACAAACAAACCCATCGGAATCATGTGTCCCTTTGCAATCAACACAAATTTTCTTTAATCACGACTCGTTACAAGCTGAAATTATTTGGACATTACAAACTGTCGTTAACCATTCCTGGTATAGATCAAATGAACATGTTGGTGAGGTTTTTCAAAGCATGTTCCCAGATAGCAATATCGTTAAAAATTTCTCATGCGGACAAAAAAAGACTgcttatatgtgtgtgtttggAATTGCACAGTATATCAGAGAAGTGTATGCCAAAGATATATCGCCCAAGagttttgtgattttgtttgatGAAAGCCTCAACCACAAACTTCAGTTGAAACAAATGGATTTTCATATCCGATTTTGGGACACCACTCAAGTGAAAACAGTTTACTACGGCTCCCAGTTTTTGGGGCATGGGACAGCTAATGACATGTTAAAGCATATGCTACAGGAGACATCTAAGCTCAACCTAAAGAATATGGTTCAG GATTCTCCCGCACGTAGGGAAGACTTCATCAAAGTAACAAGCTCATCCCTCATGCCAATGAAATTTGTAACACACAGATGGATGGAAAATGTCCCAGGATGCGAGAGGGCTCTTAAAGTGTGGGACAATGTTAAACTCTACATAAAGAAAGCAGAAGTTGGTAAAGAAGTTGCCAAACCGAAAAACAAATCCTTTGAAATAATTGCTGCAGCTTCTAAAGACAGATTGATCATTGCTAAACTTGAATTATTCAAGCATGTGGCATTGGAAGTACAACCTTTCCTGGGAAACTACCAAACAGATAGGCCCATGGTACCATTTCTGTACCCTGACCTGAGCAACATGGTGAAGACACTACTTATGAAAGCAGTGAAGCCTGAGGTTATTGACACAAAGTACTCAAGTATGGACCTCACAAATGACAAGAACTTGCTCCCGCATAACAAAGTAGAGATTGGCTTTGCAGCTGAGAAAGCATTACATGATGCTAAAAGGGGGAATGACAAAATCAATGATCGACAAGTTTTAGAGTATCGTATTCAGTGCCGTAAGTGTTTGTGCTCTTTAATTGAGAAACTCTTGGAAAAAAGTCCACTTTACTACAGTGCAACAAGGCAACTCTCATGTTTAAGCCCACTTCAGATGGCCAGCGATCCTCATGGATGCACAGAAAATATGCGGAAGTTGATCATGTCATTGCATAACAAAAACCGCATCAGTGATAGGGAATGTGATGCTTGTCTGAGTCAGTTCAAAGTGTTTCTTTGTGAAATTCCTGTGATAGGAAAGGAGGTGTTCGAAAACTTTGATCCATACTCGTCAAGATTAGATGAATTCCTTTCTGTCCACTTAGACAAGCAACAGTACAAGGAACTATTTGAAGTTGTAAAACTTCTCCTCATTCTTTCACATGGCCAGGCTACAGTGGAACGTGGTTTCTCAATTAACAAAAAACTTGAGGTTGAAAATATGAAGGAGCATACTCTGGTGGCACAGAGACTTATCTGTGACTTTGTTAACAATTTTGGTGGAGTCTTGAAAGTTCCAATCACCAAGGAGCTACTTGCAAGTGCTAGAAATGCACGACACAGATATAAACAGTACCTTGACGAAGAGAAGGAAAGGAAAAGCACAGAGGAACAGAAGAGGAAAAGGAAATGTCTAGAGGAAGAAGTGGAGAATTTgaggaaaaaaatcaaacaaaataaaaaggaCCATGAAACTTTAATTAACTCAGCTGATACATATGCCCTTAGAGCAGAGAAAGAAGGAAACCTATCGCTTATATCGCATTCAAACAGCTTGAGGGAAAAGGCGAAAGAAAATGCAGAAACAGAAAAGTCTCTTGATAAGGAACTTGCAgccaaaattaaaaatttaaaggACTGTTGA